From Cucumis melo cultivar AY chromosome 3, USDA_Cmelo_AY_1.0, whole genome shotgun sequence:
aatatcgaGTAAAGTTACTGCAATAGAAGACgacttaaaataattataaaaatttatgATAGATTTGAAAATATCCTTAACattgatataatataatataatattatagtTATCAACATCCAACGATAAATTACTTGACACaagataaaaaatatatataaaaacttgACAAATGTAgtaaaatatcacaatctatctaGATCATGACAGACCAAACGCAAACAGTAGTTTATTTTTTGCTTATTGCAGTTCAGTGTGATAtagatttttgatattttattatattttatacgtatttttttatttactatatttaaaaataacggAAGTTTAATCTctcccatttttttttttggagtaATTATAATACATAGttgaaaagataaaaatgtTACAAAGTTTAgtctaataaatttttaaactAAGAAAACATTTTTATCGATCATTAAAttactttctatttttataattaaaaactCATGAGATATATTATATTAAACACATGTTAAATTTTGATTAATAGTCTAAAGTCTaactcaaaagaaaaattagaagcTTAAAGGTCTATCAAACATTACCAATTGAATGATCAAACATGAATCTCTTACTTAGccttaaatataaataatgcaAAAGgtgagaataaaaaaaaaaaaaaaaaagaaagaaagaagaaaggaaaatatgTTTTGCTTTATGcaaaaattatatatacaaaaaatTTTAGTGGTAGTTAGTACGAAGATTCCTGCTATTGTCTATTGACAAGGAGGGAAATGTTCTTTTTTAGACATGTTAAAGTTTGAGAATCTACCGATGTACAAAATGTTAATATACCTTCTTTACAATTTgcaaataattttaattttggaattGTAAATCTAACCATTGGTTTCTTATTTTGTTGTGTTCACTTATGAATCAATATCTATACCCATTTTGTACGAGTTAATTCAACTTTCTCAaaagtcttttttctttcttttcttttttaaaaataaaaatcgacTATGATTTCAacgtttatttaaaaaaaaaggtcaaaaattaagtaattgtttttttttattataatttgtgtCTCACATCCCATTATTCCACATAATTTTtagagacatttttaaatatagtaaaataaattaaaatatttacgatatatataaattttttgaaTTATATCAATGATATATTGATAGACTTATATTATTGTCTATCAATATAACTAATATGAGTATATCAGTGTCTATGATTAATaaaaatctgaaattttactatatttataaatattttgtcaagttcatcattttttataatttttctaatttttatggTCTCGAGTATACAAACTACTCTTACTCTTGTGAAAAAAAATTGGTGTAAGAATTGGATTACTAAGTGTGagagaattttaaaattttaaaagtattgttatttttttaaaaaaaattatgaatacTTCTATAGAAAAAATGTACTTTCCGCCCCGTAACCAAAATAAATGGAGAGAAATTTGAGCATTAAAAGAAGCGTAGTATGTTGAGGGGACTCTTCCAAACAATGCCAAcaaatttcaacaatttaatTTTCCAACCACCTATATTAAattaaagggaaaaagaaaaatcaatgtTGATATTACTTCTTTCAAAAATCAAACTACCATCTAAAATACAATTAATGAAAACCATATAGACCCCATTAATAATcgtacccaaaaaaaaaaaaagacatttaATTCTTTagctaaatttttaaaattacttttctttctccaaaaattttccttttttttttttccaaatttaacatatttcttcaaaaaaaaaaatcatactaAAACATTGTGATTATCAAACTGacgaaaaaaaattgttattaaataTGAATATAACAAATTTAATTTGCAGTTTCGACTTTTCTCGAATTCATATATAAACACTTGATAGAGGTTAAAGTTTGAGAATCTACCAACGTACAAAATGTTAATATActtctaaatttattgaataaTGGTTTACATATCTACAAATGtccatttcttttctctctatATGCACCGTATAAAATATTTCAGATTCAAATCTTAATTAAAATGTGtactaaatagaaaaaaaaaaaaaaaactttaattcTAATTCTCTCTCTCCTCTTTCTCTCGCTTCCTTTTCTCCCCTCTACAAATTACCTCTCTTTCCTCCACCCTCTCCCTTAAATCTCTCATCACATCAATAACAATTACAAGACACACACAACACGATGGTAAAATCGCCGGAGCTCCCGGACTGCCGGTACCTAAGCCCGCCAGTGGTAATCCGGCCGGCGAATCCAACCCCAAAACACTCTTTATACCTTTCCAATTTGGACGATCAGAGCTTTCTAAGATTCGCCATTAAATACGTCTTCTTATTCGAGAAGGGCGTGAGCTTATGCAATCTCAAGCGCTCTCTGGCCATTGTTCTCGAACATTACTACCCATTTGCCGGACGTCTGAGGGTGTCCGGTGGCGGAGGGTCGTCTTCGTTAGAGTTTGATCGGAAACTTGAGGTGGATTGTAATGGGGAAGGAGCGGTTTTTGCCGAGGGGTTTATGGATTTGACGGCGGAGGAGTTTCTTCAAATGGCGGATACACCTAATCGGTCTTGGAGAAAGCTTCTGTATCGCTTTGAAAATCTTGGTTTCTTGGATATTCCTCCTCTCGTTATTCAGGTAATTTCTGTTAATTTCATTCATTAATTTTCCATCCCTCAATTCGAATTACAAACTTTGTCATCGTTAGTAATATATTGATTTTTCGGTTCAGTTATGTTCGATTTAGATAGAGTACTCTTTTATTATCCCAATCGAATATTAGACTTTAGTGTGGTAAGTTATAACtttttttctgaaaaaaaaaaaagactatagTTTCTAGTTTGAATAATGGAAAATAGAAAGTATTATATTATTCCAGTGTATTTTGTTTTACTATAATTAACATaactttttctttcaaaaattaaatattcGCCTCCATAATTACTgtattaaacaaaatatttttcttcGAGACTATACAAATGAAAAGTGTTAGTGATTATATTCCCAACTTTAAGTATACAAAATGCTGCCGTTAAATCAAATGGGGAATGTTTTTAGTActattataaagaaaaaaaatctcaagagaaagagattttttttttctttttataggaaaaagaaaagagagaagtTTATAGTTATTTAAAGAACACACTTTAGAAATATTAGTATGggttatatataaatatatatttggtgtttttattttattttctttcttatatggTCGGTCTCAGCTTTTGGGTGGTAGAGAGGACTCAGAGAATGGCTTTTCTCCGCCTTTGCTTTATCTCTCCCTTTCTCTTTTTCCATCCCTTTCcataccttttcttttcttttctccttttttcttttttatttataaagaaagaaagaaaaaaaagaaaaagaaaaaaaaaactaaatttgaatatattCCATCAATCATACATAACTAACAGTGGGAGATTAAAtttaagaattttaaaaattcatatgctaaaaaaattgaaaaaaaaatcaaattataacgactaaaatgatattttaaactCTATATATTTCAAATAGTTAGATGGTGGATGGTCCCTCCCAAATTATGTCTCCCCACACATATCAAAGTTTCTTTTCCATCCATTAGTCCAATGTCCTTTCACCATCTTCAAACACATGAAATATCACATTCAATATGCTACTATTATGTGGCTACCACCTTTTTCATCTAAtacattaaaataatatattccaaaaaactttacatatatatatatatatacatacacactATTAAGTTAAACCTACTCCCAAATCCTTTTTCgttttttctttataattaaCGATGACCAAAATACATATTCAAGAATAAGTATGAATATATCTCAACTTGAAAAAGTAGGGAAACTAATATACATATCAAAATGGTATACTTAAGTGAgataaatcatttttttttatagtagTATACATTTAAGTCGCATTATTAAACTGTTTATTTAAatccaattaaaaaaaactctaaCACCGATAatctaataaatatataaaagatgtAGAGTTTGAAATGACTTTCGAAAGGATGGAAAATGTTTTTAATccattaaaattattttgtttcaaGAATTTTTTACGGTGTCTAGTTAATTGATAAGCATTAGATTCTTTTGttttcacttttttcttttaaaaaatcaattacTGGAAAAGTTTAGGAAATTTTTACTTGAATGTCTAtattttaagaatattttttttaaagaagagagaaattattatttttaataaatgtaattaattaaaatttaaaatttgaggagttttttgtttttaagggTTGGAATGTGGTTTATTGAGGAGGGGTATTTTGGACAGGTTACAAATTTACGTTGTGGAGGGATGATTGTATGTACCGGAATAAACCATTGCTTATCGGACGGTGTTGGGACTTCACAGTTCTTGCATGCTTGGGCCCACCTCACCACCAAACCCAATCTCCCTCTTCCAATCCAACCATTCCATTTCCGCCACGTCTTCAAACCTCGCAACCCTCTCCACGTCACCTTCCCCCACCCTCAATATTCCAAAActaccccttccaacaacgccAACTTCCTCCTCGACCTCCTCCGCTCCCTCCCTCTCCGCCCCGTTTCGGTCGTCTTCTCCGCCACCGACATTCTCCGCCTCAAGCGCCGTTGCACCCCTTCCCTTAAATGCACTTCCTTCGAAGCCGTCGCAGCTCACACCTGGCAATCCTGGGTCCACTCTCTTGTTGCTGCCACCACGACGACGACGACCCTCATTGTTTCCCCTCTTCCTCCTTCACTCCCCGTCAACCTCCTCTTCTCTGTCAACGTCCGTCGTCGCATGCTCCACCCCGAACCACCCGCGGGATTCTACGGTAACGCCTTCGTCCTAGCATGCGCCCAATCCACCGTGAAGGACCTTACCGCCAATGCTGCCATTGGCAACATCTACCACGGCGTGACACTCGTCCAACAAGCGAAGGCGGCCGTGACGGAGGAATATGTGCGGTCGGTGGTCGACATGTTAGACGACAGAAGTGTGAGAACAGACATGTCGTCTACGTTGGTGATTTCGCAATGGTCTAAACTTGGGCTTGAAGATTTGGATTTCGGAGAGGGGAAACCGGTCCATATGGGGCCTCTTGCCAGTGATATTTATTGCCTGTTTTTGCCGGTTTGTGGTGATCTCTCCGCCGTTAGAGTTTTGGTTTCGGTGCCGGAATGTGTGGCTCAGAAGTTTGAATTTATTATGAAGAATTGCTGTTACAGTGACAATGAAGATGAAGAtacaattaaaaataataacaatagtaataatgaacaaaaaaattgtttcatctgaaaaaaaaaagatgtataTATCATAATTATTTCTCAATCTACTATTCACTCTCTTTTTAACATTGTGCAAAATTAAGTATTATACTAAAACTAATTAGagtaaaaaatatcaaattgagacctaatttataaatattacaattttaattaattttgagtttgagtttcttttaattaatttgcttgagtttctatattttatattattttcactCACTAGAGTATTCacaattaatttaattagcACGCATTAATTTAAAgttaatcaatttaaatttgatgtaagatatatttttaattaattttagtaaTGACGATGGAAATGTAgtgaaaataatttaattacgattattttaaaattaagaaatcCAATTATCAAAATTCAAGAGCATAAATATAACCATATGACAAATTTGAACtcaaatgaaatatatataccggtgttattttaaaaatagtttaaaaGTGTCATTTTTTAAACATATTATTACATTCTTATGTAATCTATCTAACCATTATAACTTATAAGGCTATGTCATTCCActcatatatattattttatatattgaaGTGTAATTTTAGTATATGTTTGGACACTTTGTCAATCAAGGTAATCAAATTTTGGTAATTGTTTGTCTTCaatattctaaaaatatttttaattgacaaatctcaaaagagaaaaaagaaagaaaagaaaaattaataataaagcTCATAACATCAAGATTCTCTATGTTATGTTATAGTATCCCAACCTTAGCTTATAGAGAATAAAGAAAGATAGAGATAGGAAAATAAGAGTTTGGCCACATTTTATTGGGTTTGGCCaataaaatgatattatatTATTAGGCACGATATACTCACTTTttcataatttaatatatatggTAACATTAGAATATCATTAGATCATCTACTATAACTAACTTTATAATTCATATCAATTAaaactttaaattaaaaattatccAATACATATCTAAAATTGTTAGTTTATATATTGGGATTAAAATCCATAagtactctctctctctctctctctctctctctctctctctctatatatatatatatatatatatatatatatatatatatatatatatatatatatatatatatatatataagtatgtATTTTGGtctttatcttttaaaattgatGTTGAAGGAAACATATATTTGGAGGGTAGAATAATGCATTTTGGTACAAAGgaaggttttattttatttttggctTTTGTGGCGTGGCATTCCTCCACTTTGATTTGTAGttcattttataatattattccCCAAAAAAGTGATCCCTACCCATTTTTAATCCATATATTCTAATAACATTTTCAAACCTCAAAGCTAAGAAACTTCTATCacttcaaataataaaaatgaactaaattaatattatatttgtttttcttttacatatataaataatatcttcatctaaatttcatttatcactttttaattttttttaacgattaatataacacccaaaaCTTGTTGGCAATTATTCAAAACTAATATTAATATAAGGTCAtgcgtgtatatatatatatatatatatatatatatatatatatatatgtttttaaaagttatagaatatataatattattttgatcattttactttttcaaaatttgtaattttagtAAAACTTAAATAGAGTAACAATTTTCATGCAATAAAATACATAATGCCAATATAATTTTAGAACGAAATCTAAAAAACTATTGCAAACATAATAATATTCTAACATTAACAATGTTAAAGTACCTACCACAATTATTCtctttactgtttattaatGATGGATCAAATGATTATTCCATAATTATAACATTTAATCTCTTTCACTACTGCTTCTTCCACTCTTATCTATCTTttgataatttaatattttattttacatattctaatttattttgaatttttgtatCATCGTGATAcgttttaaatattaattttggaagtagttttaaatatatcaaaagaAATTTTAACTACGTGGTAAAATTACTAATTCAAACATGCTTTTTCGTGTTTTGGATAACACAATTTCGACTATTTTTGTGTCCCTTGAAAGGTAGAAGAGCCAAAAATgattgaaaaggaaaagaaagaaaaaaacacaagaTGGGTTATTTCAAATTGGAGTAGACATATCCAGAAGAGTCTTCAATTTGGACACAACCTTTCTTGAATCTTTTAGTTGGGAGTGTAGGCATGTGGCAGAGCTCGTAACTAATATCAAAATGTTCCATTAGCTATAGGTCggtatttcttttctttcacgATTATAAcaaatttctttcattttttatcGTGGTTTATATCAATGATAAGTATAGAAAAAATTGCATTCACAATCaaattgaagaaagaaaaaaaaaacttatttatatatttatttttcaaaaacaaaatggttatcTAATAATAATGtgagttttttgtttttataataatcttaaagagtaccaaattaaaaaaaaaaaaaaaacaaagaacaaaaaagaagTGCACACTCTCATCCCACTAACTTTGGTTTTAATGGATTGTTCTAAGGTGTCCACTTGATATATCATCATTTAAGTTTCCTCTCTTCACACACACCTCTTCctatttcatttcatttattattaCTTTCAACATTAGTTTGATGCTCATCAATGATGAGATATGAAGTATggttttgtttaaaatataaaatattctAGTTGGGTCGTGCTTACCTTGTTTATATTATTGATATAGTTAAATTACTAACATCTACTTAAACTATTGTGTTGATTAATAATCTAAATAACGATTATAATAAGActtataaattatttaagtAAATTTTTACGCGTATACTTTAATTGGGATGAAACTTCATTAATTCGATACAAACAGAAGCATCCAAATCAACAGTAATGAAAGTTTAACGAACCCATCAACATTTGTCACTAACCATCTTACTAAAGATCAATGGTAACACCATTGCAATTACAAGGAGGGAGAGAAAATcctttaatataaattttactCATCCAATCACTAATTTCATCTAAAATCCCCCTATTGAGGCATTAAACATATAATTTGAATGGATGAATTTAGTTAATATTAAGGAATGTATAGTTtgaacaaatatttaattttaaaatcaagttttgttttattattatttttactaattttcttttcttaaaattatATGAGAGAACCCAATAATTCGATTTCTCGGGGGAATATTTGAATGGGCCGTCTAATTTTAAAAAGCCCAAATATTTCCCCCTCTTAGCCCCATCGGTAGCCCCTTCGGGGGCGAGCTTAATTCTGGGCCCAAACTACTTGGGCTTAGATCCAATTTGGATTCTTCCGGATGAGAGAatggttaattaattaatctataTAACGTCAcctattttctataatttactatcctttttatatcatattttctagtaaaaaaattaataaattaaattacaaaaacattttaaatttaatataaaactACATTTATCTCGATTAGTTTCCAATACTACTAAATATGacatcattttaaaattttaaattgccCAAGTCGAATCCACTCGACCTCGTTATCATCTTTTGTATCAAGTATTTACCGTTAATCATATTCATTcgtaatattaatattaatatctaATTAAgttgtattttaaaatattttaaaaaaagttattgATAATACTGTGGTCTAATTAATGTAGTACCATATTCCTAATTAAACTAGAAGTTTAAGTCaacaaaatacaaataaaaattttaggtTAATTTACGTCCAAATTAATTATGGTAAGgtttttcttaataatttttttaaaacaaaaaacttgAAAGTTTGTAACCTAGAGAAAGGGATTTCATATTTGACAACATTTTTAAGAGAAAAATCTGAGGCGTTATTGGTAGCTAAGATTTTGGCGCGGCGGATTCTGTGTTACGTTCTGCTCTCCAACATCCTCTGTGTTCGCCGCCAACTTGGGAATCTCATTGATCCGTCAACCAAAACCCTCCGTTTGTTTGCGTGATTCTTAAGGAATCCAGTCAACTCAAGTCCACTCCAATCTTACGTTTCTACAACTGTTTTTGGTTGCCGGAATTTAGGGTTTCCGTCGCAGCTCTAAGCTGCTCCGTTCCCAACCCAAATATTCTCCTCTGGGTATGCCCCTGTTCATCAGGTAATTCATGTTCTTGACCTAATTCTTCCCCTCTTTTTGTTCGTTCCTTAATTCCTGGAGGCGGCAACGATTTATGGGTTGTTTTAGGATCGCTTGAATGTTTCGTCTTTATTGTAATAATGGGTTCGAGTCTaatattttagggttttttccACTTCATGTATTAATACCTTTTCCATTGTATTCGTTTTTCTTAGGAGGAGGATATATTGTATTGTAGGGttttatttttctgttttttgttGATCAGCTAACAATAAATTGTTTGGCATATTTGTCCAAGTTAGCTTTTCTATCATGCTTTGTAAACTCATGTAAAGGCACTGCTTTCCTCTTTGGTTTTTGCATTTGCTTTCATTTTGGTTACTGCATGAGGAGTGTGCCTTTTTGCGAGTAGGAACAGTATTAatgtataattttatttaacatTTTAATTCTAATAGAATGTTCAATCTGTCGATTCTTATTATtatctttcttttattatttccTTTGTGGGTGTGTGTGTGATTGTGTCGAGGGTGGTGAGGGGTCCTTTCCACTTCATTGCTTGATGGATGTTGAGAAGGGTTCGAACTAGTTCTGGTTAGAAGGAAGAGAGAAGAGACGGATGTAGCGGAAAGTTCTGTGTTTTAATAGCAAGTGATGTGGTCCTACCTAAATGGTTTAGTCCATTTATCAGTTTCCCCATTGCCACTTTTCTGCAGTTTTTCCAATCTTTGTGGAAACAGAATTGTCAGTCGTTCCACGGTCACTATTGGGTTTGTTTGAAGCCGTTCGATGAGTTGAGAGAGTGAGAGCATGGCAAGACAGCTGCCCCAAAATCATCTTGCGAATCACATTCCAGGAACTACACCTAGCCTTTGTGTGCAGGAGGAGCATCTGCTCTCTGCACGAAAATGGTATTTCTGCAAACAGGAAATTGAAAATCATTCGCCCTCCAGGAAGGATGGAATTGATTTCAAAAAAGAGTCTCAACTGCGGAAGTCATATTGCTCATTTCTGCAAGAGCTTGGAATGAAACTGAAAGTGTAAGAATTTAATAATTTCCATGAGCATTACAGTTTGTGCATTTCCTTAATGTAGATTTTGTTTCTtgttcaaagaaaaaaatggcAACATGTTGTTGCTGACTCCTTCCTGAGAAATTTGTAAAATTGTCTTTCCTTGTAGTTACTATTTGGTCTATGCGGATTTGCTATCATCAATCTTCTGTCACCATCTCTTTTGACACACAAATTTTGTTTCTCAGATCATTATTGTAGGTGGTCAATGCTTTCATAGTTCCATGGGGCATTTTCATTATGTTTTGGTACAAAGTAGGAAACCTAGGAAGAGAACAGCTGGAAATATGGATATGCTTGTGTTTGAATTTGAACTGGAGTTTGTATATTGAGATTAGGAGAAAACTTCATGGTATTTGGGTTGATATTGCtaaaatatgatttgaatttttgtttacTTAGTGTATTTTCCAGGTTTCTCCATTATGTGGTTATTAGTTTTGTGGGAGGGGGTTTACTGCCTCAACCCTCTACCGGTAGACTGCCCTTTTTGACTCTTTTGATGAATATACATCTAtgtttcttatatatatatatagagagagaatAATATTAAACAAGTAAAAACAATGGTTAAAAATGATTTCTATACTATAGCACTTATTTTGAATAGTATAATACAGTTGATGACAGGCATGTTGTGGTCTAGTGAATAAAGGGATCCCATAGCATGCATCAACAGCCTTGTTGTTGATTTTGTTGGAAAATAGAGAATATAAGGAATGAGTCCTAAACCCATAGGTGACACTTGGTGAGTAGGCTGGCACAGGAGCACCGTGCATTTGCTGATACCAAATGCTGAAACATGTTTTGTTAACACATTTCTATATCTGTTCTCATAATCCTAATGGTAGCAAGGTTCTGCATGCCTGGGTTCACGATCTTCATTTTATATTTCTGCTGTATGCATTGTACTTTTTGCTTATCTGCTTAATGAAGTCTCCCCTTCCCTCCCATCATTTTCCAGATTCTCCACCTCCATCACCATCCAACTCTCAAGCAGTCACAATTACTACAAGAAAATTTCTTCTAATGTACTCTGTTCATATTTAAGTGGATTCAAGGTTATATTACTTGTTTGGCCTATGAGTTGAAGGAAGTTAAAATTTAGTCTCTATGGATTAGATGGTTTTATCAAACCATAAGGACTATTTAGAGATTTATCAACCCATAAGGATGAAGTTCTAACTTTTACAACCAAAGGGACTAAATTTTTACTTTCTCCAAACAATAGTGACCAAATTTGTAATTCAACTTAGTTTCAACTATTTCTTCTCCTGTTCTTTTAGGTGAGAAATCTTTCTTACAATGGATGATTCTTCATATAACTTTTTAGCCATTTCAATTATCTCCACTTACCGGCCTCTATAAGAATGGACCTTGCATCTTGTTTATTGGTAGCTGTTGTTCAGATATTgatgattattttttattttattaatcaGGACTGTTTCAAAATTTTCACGTGGATGTGCTAATTTGGGATTTGTATACCTTTCAGGCCTCAAGTAA
This genomic window contains:
- the LOC103487993 gene encoding alcohol acyltransferase 9 encodes the protein MVKSPELPDCRYLSPPVVIRPANPTPKHSLYLSNLDDQSFLRFAIKYVFLFEKGVSLCNLKRSLAIVLEHYYPFAGRLRVSGGGGSSSLEFDRKLEVDCNGEGAVFAEGFMDLTAEEFLQMADTPNRSWRKLLYRFENLGFLDIPPLVIQVTNLRCGGMIVCTGINHCLSDGVGTSQFLHAWAHLTTKPNLPLPIQPFHFRHVFKPRNPLHVTFPHPQYSKTTPSNNANFLLDLLRSLPLRPVSVVFSATDILRLKRRCTPSLKCTSFEAVAAHTWQSWVHSLVAATTTTTTLIVSPLPPSLPVNLLFSVNVRRRMLHPEPPAGFYGNAFVLACAQSTVKDLTANAAIGNIYHGVTLVQQAKAAVTEEYVRSVVDMLDDRSVRTDMSSTLVISQWSKLGLEDLDFGEGKPVHMGPLASDIYCLFLPVCGDLSAVRVLVSVPECVAQKFEFIMKNCCYSDNEDEDTIKNNNNSNNEQKNCFI